A portion of the Pseudoxanthomonas sp. JBR18 genome contains these proteins:
- a CDS encoding DcaP family trimeric outer membrane transporter yields MTTRIASMSRRPLTAALTIALLLPGVALADTKKEKELEARVAQLEAQVQALLNAQQQQQSQLTQTQGQVTQAQTQIDQVRTSVATAPAGKAPIQSQSIVSGAMPNTTFTFGGFIKFDGMYTDTSDGRITDGSAGRLFYVPASIPVGGAGADGGDGYTDFHAQFSRFNVSMDTVTENGDKLKAYIEADMFGGGSNTLAGNETSTNTYALTLRHAYVSWNHWLAGQTWTNFMAPEALPDAVDFLGPTDGVIFVRQAQLRYTNGGFSMSLENPQTTMSAYLTGARSNSGDNALPDLTAKWATKGDWGSFSVAGLLRQFKYLDQDKSGGALSVSGKLNMGKSDDLRFQVNGGKGVGRYMALGLAPDTVLDADADLHVENAYGGYVAWRHLFSPQLRGNLMYSAALLDNDPQYTGYGVTERSQSWHANLIYSPFPKLDLGAELTWGRRDLEDDRSGDLKRIQTSVKYSF; encoded by the coding sequence ATGACCACACGCATCGCTTCGATGTCGCGCCGGCCGCTGACGGCTGCGTTGACGATCGCCTTGCTGCTGCCTGGCGTTGCATTGGCTGACACCAAGAAAGAAAAGGAACTGGAGGCCCGTGTGGCCCAGCTCGAGGCACAGGTCCAGGCGCTGCTCAATGCGCAGCAACAGCAGCAGTCGCAGTTGACCCAGACCCAGGGCCAGGTCACCCAGGCCCAGACCCAGATCGACCAGGTACGCACCTCGGTGGCCACGGCCCCAGCCGGCAAGGCGCCGATTCAGTCCCAGTCCATCGTCTCCGGCGCGATGCCGAACACCACCTTCACCTTCGGTGGCTTCATCAAGTTCGATGGCATGTACACCGACACCTCCGATGGCCGCATCACCGACGGCTCGGCCGGCCGCCTGTTCTACGTCCCGGCCTCCATTCCGGTGGGCGGTGCCGGCGCCGACGGCGGCGATGGCTACACCGACTTCCACGCGCAGTTCTCGCGCTTCAACGTCTCGATGGATACCGTCACCGAGAACGGCGACAAGCTCAAGGCGTACATCGAGGCGGACATGTTCGGTGGCGGCAGCAACACGCTGGCCGGCAACGAGACCTCGACCAACACCTATGCGCTGACCCTGCGTCATGCCTACGTCAGCTGGAACCACTGGCTGGCCGGCCAGACCTGGACCAACTTCATGGCCCCCGAGGCGCTGCCGGACGCGGTGGACTTCCTTGGGCCCACCGATGGCGTGATCTTCGTGCGCCAGGCACAGCTGCGCTATACCAACGGGGGCTTCTCCATGTCCCTGGAGAATCCGCAGACCACCATGAGCGCCTATTTGACCGGTGCGCGCTCCAACTCCGGCGACAACGCGCTGCCGGACCTGACTGCCAAGTGGGCGACCAAGGGCGACTGGGGCAGTTTCAGCGTGGCGGGCCTGTTGCGGCAGTTCAAGTACCTGGACCAGGACAAGAGCGGCGGCGCGCTGAGCGTGTCGGGCAAGCTCAACATGGGCAAGAGCGACGACCTGCGCTTCCAGGTCAATGGCGGCAAGGGCGTCGGCCGTTACATGGCCCTGGGCCTGGCGCCGGACACCGTGCTCGATGCAGACGCCGATCTGCATGTCGAAAACGCCTATGGCGGCTACGTCGCCTGGCGCCACCTGTTCTCGCCGCAGCTGCGCGGCAATCTGATGTATTCGGCCGCGCTGCTGGACAACGACCCGCAGTACACCGGCTACGGCGTGACCGAGCGGTCGCAGTCCTGGCACGCCAACCTGATCTATTCCCCGTTCCCCAAGCTCGACCTGGGTGCAGAACTTACCTGGGGCCGCCGCGATCTCGAAGACGACCGGTCCGGCGACCTCAAGCGCATCCAGACATCCGTGAAGTACAGCTTCTAA
- a CDS encoding phosphatase PAP2 family protein produces MSNTVLVRARASSVPRLHPDLLLWGPLCAAAVAIALLQSAGGDLWLADHLYAWEGGRWALEHAWATETLVHQWGKRLDVVAWLALAAVRIYLVRKPAARTWGKPLNYLLVATVAGPLLVSWMKGWTLVDCPWDLARYGGAHPYIELLQARPAAYGPGRCFPAGHASAGYGWLALFFGLGAVRPRLGWFGLAIGAMIGLAFGIGQQLRGAHFLSHDIAAATTCWCMARLVQRFMLPSWNTRT; encoded by the coding sequence ATGTCCAATACCGTTCTGGTCCGGGCGCGTGCGTCCAGCGTTCCACGTCTCCATCCCGATCTCCTGCTGTGGGGCCCGCTGTGTGCGGCAGCCGTGGCCATTGCGCTGTTGCAGAGCGCTGGCGGGGATCTGTGGCTGGCTGATCACCTCTACGCCTGGGAGGGCGGGCGGTGGGCGCTGGAGCACGCCTGGGCGACCGAAACGCTGGTCCACCAGTGGGGCAAGCGGCTGGACGTGGTGGCCTGGCTGGCGCTGGCGGCGGTCCGGATCTATCTGGTCCGCAAGCCTGCCGCCCGGACCTGGGGCAAACCGCTGAACTACCTGCTGGTCGCCACGGTAGCCGGGCCCTTGCTGGTGTCCTGGATGAAGGGCTGGACGCTGGTGGACTGCCCCTGGGACCTGGCCCGCTACGGCGGCGCCCACCCCTACATCGAGCTGTTGCAGGCGCGTCCGGCCGCCTATGGACCCGGCCGTTGCTTCCCGGCCGGCCATGCGAGCGCCGGCTACGGCTGGCTGGCGCTGTTCTTCGGCCTGGGCGCGGTCCGGCCTCGGCTGGGCTGGTTCGGGCTGGCCATCGGCGCGATGATCGGCCTGGCCTTCGGGATCGGCCAGCAGCTGCGCGGCGCGCATTTCCTCTCCCATGACATCGCCGCGGCCACCACCTGCTGGTGTATGGCACGGCTCGTGCAGCGCTTCATGCTGCCCTCCTGGAACACGCGTACATGA
- a CDS encoding alpha/beta hydrolase, with protein sequence MATPAFPNASGTLLLDGPAGALEVAVDLPEADVPAVRAIAVVCHPLSTDGGTLHNKVVTMAARALRELGITTVRFNFRSVGQSQGQFDDGVGEQEDLAAVVAWVRDQQPDKVLWLAGFSFGAYVSLKASAALQPQVLVSIAPPAGRWDFSGIQPPSRWLVVQGDADEVVDPQAVYDWLEEIGDQAPHTLVRMPDTSHFFHRKLIDLRGAIEHAVKGWLPAAGA encoded by the coding sequence ATGGCAACCCCCGCATTCCCCAACGCGTCCGGCACCTTGCTGCTGGACGGGCCCGCCGGCGCCCTGGAGGTGGCCGTGGACCTACCCGAGGCCGACGTCCCGGCCGTCCGCGCCATTGCCGTGGTCTGCCACCCCCTGTCCACCGACGGCGGCACCCTGCACAACAAGGTCGTGACGATGGCCGCGCGCGCGCTGCGCGAGCTGGGCATCACGACCGTGCGCTTCAATTTCCGCAGCGTCGGCCAGTCCCAGGGCCAGTTCGACGACGGTGTCGGCGAACAGGAGGACCTGGCCGCGGTGGTCGCCTGGGTCCGCGATCAGCAGCCGGACAAGGTGCTGTGGCTGGCCGGATTCAGTTTTGGCGCGTACGTTTCGCTCAAGGCCAGCGCCGCACTGCAGCCGCAGGTGCTGGTCTCCATCGCGCCGCCGGCGGGACGCTGGGATTTTTCCGGGATCCAGCCGCCGTCGCGCTGGCTGGTGGTGCAGGGCGACGCCGACGAGGTAGTCGATCCGCAGGCCGTCTACGACTGGCTGGAGGAGATCGGCGACCAGGCCCCGCATACGCTGGTGCGCATGCCCGACACCAGTCACTTCTTCCATCGCAAGCTGATCGACCTGCGCGGCGCCATTGAGCACGCGGTCAAGGGCTGGCTGCCGGCGGCGGGCGCGTGA
- a CDS encoding MFS transporter, giving the protein MATTASSHSSGGTLTSGHKRVILASSLGTVFEWYDFFLYGSLAAIIAKQFFSGVNETTSFIFALLAFAAGFFVRPFGAAFFGSLGDRIGRKYTFLVTILIMGLSTFLVGVLPSYASIGFAAPVILIILRLAQGLAMGGEYGGAATYVAEHAPANKRGFYTSFIQCTATVGLFLSLTIILACRTLLGNETFEAWGWRIPFLVSIILLGVSVWIRMQLSESPLFQQMKSEGKGSKMPFRDSLKGGNLKLMLVVLLGATAGQAVIWYGGQFYALFFLTQALKVDATTGALLLAGALLIATPFFLFFGWLSDRIGRKVIVLGGCLLAAVLYMPLFKALTHYANPAIEEARTSAPVVIQADPETCSFQFDPVGKKSFTSSCDIVATALTKAGVPYSVKAAPPGTVAAVNVGSNQINAYEGGGLSKEESKARSDAFVSQLKGALTSAGYPEKADPARMNKPMLVAVLFVLALLVTMVYGPIAAWLVELFPTRIRYTSMSLPYHIGNGWFGGFLPTISFGLVAATGNMYYGLWYPIGISVMTLVLGMIFLRETKHVDITK; this is encoded by the coding sequence ATGGCCACCACTGCTTCTTCGCATTCCTCAGGGGGCACGCTGACCTCCGGCCACAAGCGCGTGATCCTGGCGTCCAGCCTGGGTACCGTGTTCGAGTGGTACGACTTCTTCCTCTATGGCTCGCTGGCGGCGATCATCGCCAAGCAATTCTTTAGCGGCGTCAACGAGACCACGTCCTTCATCTTCGCGTTGCTGGCCTTCGCCGCGGGTTTCTTCGTGCGGCCGTTCGGCGCGGCCTTCTTCGGCAGCCTGGGCGACCGTATCGGCCGCAAGTACACCTTCCTGGTGACGATCCTGATCATGGGCCTGTCCACCTTCCTGGTGGGCGTGTTGCCGTCCTACGCCAGCATCGGCTTTGCCGCGCCGGTGATCCTGATTATCTTGCGCCTGGCCCAGGGTCTGGCCATGGGCGGCGAGTACGGCGGCGCGGCCACCTATGTGGCCGAGCATGCGCCCGCCAACAAGCGCGGGTTCTACACCAGCTTCATCCAGTGCACCGCCACGGTCGGTCTGTTCCTGTCGCTGACCATCATCCTGGCCTGCCGGACCCTGCTGGGCAACGAAACCTTCGAGGCCTGGGGCTGGCGCATCCCGTTCCTGGTGTCGATCATCCTGCTCGGGGTGTCGGTCTGGATCCGCATGCAGCTCAGCGAGTCGCCGCTGTTTCAGCAGATGAAGTCCGAAGGCAAGGGCTCCAAGATGCCGTTCCGCGACAGCCTCAAGGGCGGCAACCTCAAGCTGATGCTGGTGGTGCTGCTGGGCGCCACCGCCGGCCAGGCGGTGATCTGGTATGGCGGGCAGTTCTATGCGCTGTTCTTCCTGACCCAGGCGCTGAAGGTGGATGCCACCACCGGTGCGCTGCTGCTGGCCGGCGCGCTGCTGATCGCCACGCCGTTCTTCCTGTTCTTCGGCTGGCTGTCCGACCGCATCGGCCGCAAGGTCATCGTGCTGGGTGGCTGCCTGCTAGCCGCGGTGCTGTACATGCCGCTGTTCAAGGCCTTGACCCATTACGCCAACCCCGCCATCGAGGAAGCCCGGACCAGCGCCCCGGTGGTCATCCAGGCCGATCCGGAGACCTGCAGCTTCCAGTTCGATCCGGTGGGCAAGAAGTCCTTCACCAGCTCCTGCGACATCGTCGCCACCGCCCTGACCAAGGCCGGCGTGCCGTACTCGGTCAAGGCCGCGCCGCCGGGCACGGTGGCCGCCGTCAACGTGGGCAGCAACCAGATCAACGCCTACGAAGGCGGTGGGCTGTCCAAGGAAGAAAGCAAGGCCAGATCCGATGCGTTCGTCAGCCAGCTCAAAGGCGCCCTGACCTCGGCGGGCTATCCGGAGAAAGCCGATCCGGCGCGGATGAACAAGCCGATGCTGGTGGCGGTGCTGTTCGTCCTGGCTCTGCTGGTGACCATGGTCTATGGCCCCATCGCCGCATGGCTGGTGGAGCTGTTCCCCACCCGCATCCGCTACACCTCCATGTCGCTGCCGTACCACATCGGCAACGGCTGGTTCGGTGGGTTCCTGCCGACGATCTCCTTCGGTTTGGTGGCCGCCACCGGCAACATGTACTACGGCCTGTGGTATCCGATCGGCATCTCGGTCATGACCCTGGTGCTGGGCATGATCTTCCTGCGTGAAACCAAACACGTGGATATCACCAAGTAG
- the zapE gene encoding cell division protein ZapE gives MDLLPSQRYAQGAKAGQWSDDRAQHAALAELDRIHAALCEEEQDGFLDRLSALWKKPAPVKGLYFWGGVGRGKTFLVDLFYDGLPVRQKHRTHFHRFMRDIHERLREHAGQSDPLARIAQEWKDSLRVLVLDEFFVTDIGDAMLLGRLLERLFAQGVTLVTTSNTAPENLYKDGLQRERFLPAIDTLVKHCKVLYAEGEQDYRLRALTRSPVYRAPLDAGAEAWLAQRWEELAGAPAQGGEIQVDGRAIALRGRTQDLAWFDFAELCEGPRSTTDYIELAREFQTLVIGGIPTFDRLNEDAARRFVNLIDEVYDRHVKLVCSANASPVALYSGTRLAGAFERTASRLIEMQSAEYLGTPHRS, from the coding sequence GTGGACCTGCTGCCCTCGCAACGGTATGCGCAGGGCGCCAAGGCCGGCCAATGGAGCGATGACCGTGCCCAGCATGCGGCGCTGGCCGAGCTGGACCGCATCCACGCGGCCCTGTGCGAGGAGGAGCAGGACGGCTTTCTGGACCGCCTGTCGGCGCTCTGGAAGAAGCCCGCCCCGGTCAAGGGCTTGTACTTCTGGGGTGGCGTGGGCCGCGGCAAGACCTTCCTGGTCGACCTGTTCTACGACGGCCTGCCGGTGCGCCAGAAGCATCGCACCCACTTCCACCGCTTCATGCGCGACATCCACGAGCGCCTGCGTGAGCACGCTGGGCAGAGCGATCCGCTGGCGCGCATCGCCCAGGAGTGGAAGGACTCGCTGCGGGTGCTGGTGCTGGACGAGTTCTTCGTCACCGACATCGGCGATGCGATGCTGCTCGGGCGCCTGCTGGAGCGCCTGTTCGCCCAGGGCGTGACCCTGGTGACCACCTCCAATACCGCACCGGAGAATCTCTACAAGGACGGCCTGCAGCGCGAGCGTTTCCTGCCGGCCATCGACACCCTGGTCAAGCACTGCAAGGTGCTCTACGCCGAAGGCGAGCAGGACTATCGCCTGCGTGCCCTGACCCGCTCGCCGGTATACCGCGCGCCGCTGGATGCCGGGGCCGAGGCGTGGCTGGCCCAGCGCTGGGAGGAGCTGGCCGGCGCGCCGGCGCAAGGCGGGGAGATCCAGGTCGACGGGCGCGCGATCGCCCTGCGCGGGCGGACCCAGGACCTGGCGTGGTTCGACTTCGCCGAGCTGTGCGAAGGCCCGCGTTCGACCACCGACTACATCGAGCTGGCGCGGGAGTTCCAGACCCTGGTGATCGGCGGCATCCCGACCTTCGACCGGCTCAACGAAGACGCCGCGCGCCGCTTCGTCAACCTGATCGACGAGGTCTACGACCGCCACGTCAAGCTGGTCTGCAGCGCGAACGCCTCGCCCGTGGCGCTGTATTCGGGCACGCGTCTGGCCGGGGCGTTCGAGCGCACGGCTTCGCGCCTGATCGAGATGCAGAGCGCCGAGTATTTGGGGACGCCGCATCGGAGCTGA
- a CDS encoding response regulator transcription factor, with translation MRLLVIEDNRNLVANLFDYFEPRGHALDAAPDGVTGLHLATTQTFDAVVLDWMLPRMDGREVLHRLRAEHASDVPVIMLTARDELPDKIDGFRTGADDYLTKPFAMQELEVRLEALLARAKGRNRRRVLQVGDLTLDLATLEAHRAGRALHLYPACRKVLEVLMQASPAAVTRQRLEYALWGEEPPDGDMLRSHIYELRRSVDGPFDTKLIQTLPRVGYRIDAGTAPADGA, from the coding sequence ATGCGGCTGCTGGTCATCGAAGACAATCGCAATCTCGTCGCCAACCTGTTCGACTATTTCGAACCGCGTGGGCATGCCCTGGATGCCGCCCCGGATGGGGTGACCGGCCTGCATCTGGCCACCACGCAGACCTTCGATGCGGTGGTCCTGGACTGGATGCTGCCGCGCATGGATGGCCGCGAGGTGCTGCATCGTTTGCGCGCCGAGCACGCCAGTGACGTGCCGGTGATCATGCTGACCGCGCGCGACGAGCTGCCCGACAAGATCGACGGGTTCCGCACCGGGGCCGATGACTACCTGACCAAGCCGTTCGCCATGCAGGAGCTGGAGGTGCGCCTGGAGGCGCTGCTGGCCCGGGCCAAGGGGCGCAACCGGCGCCGGGTCCTGCAGGTCGGTGACCTGACCCTGGATCTGGCCACCCTGGAAGCCCATCGCGCCGGCCGCGCGCTGCATCTGTATCCGGCCTGCCGCAAGGTCCTGGAAGTGTTGATGCAGGCCAGTCCGGCAGCGGTGACCCGGCAGCGCCTGGAATATGCGCTGTGGGGCGAGGAGCCGCCGGACGGGGACATGCTGCGCTCGCATATCTACGAGCTGCGGCGCAGCGTGGATGGTCCGTTCGACACCAAGCTGATCCAGACCCTGCCGCGGGTGGGCTATCGCATCGATGCGGGAACGGCGCCGGCCGATGGCGCGTAG
- a CDS encoding phosphoethanolamine--lipid A transferase, giving the protein MSSRSTATHPPAAAVKGTRFWQDGWPAVSSETLVLVTSLYFAVFSNARFWSAAISSLDRQWGMALALLVLLVALHALLLGLVVNRWTAKPLLTVVLLVTAFASHFMVKFGLYLDPDMIRNVLATDRRESSELITWSLLIPLLLGGIPVALLWWVRLKRRPWPRALAARSALLAGALIATGAAAMAGYQPLSALMRNQHDLRYLATPGNWIISLINVSVAGPPGEKQPKLPIGTDAVQVAARPAGARPRLLVIVVGETARAKNWGLDGYARDTTPALRKADVINFPDAHSCGTATEVSVPCMFSPWGRHDYDEKRIRQHQSLLNVLDHAGIGVVWRDNQAGCKGVCDGLPTQSVTNAKDPDLCNTERCWDGILLKDLDGALAMAKGSSADRVLVLHMLGNHGPSYYDRYPPQFARFTPACQNADLGRCSQQDIVNAYDNALSYTDHVLASLIDQLKARTDVDTALVYMSDHGESLGEKGLFLHGVPYAIAPQEQTHIPMIMWFGEGFAHDEGLDTQCLRQRAGERVGHDNLFPSVLGLLDVKTSLYDPSRDLFAPCRGKVVASR; this is encoded by the coding sequence ATGAGCTCCCGCTCCACCGCCACCCATCCGCCCGCCGCCGCTGTGAAAGGCACCCGCTTCTGGCAGGACGGTTGGCCCGCGGTGTCCAGCGAGACGCTGGTACTGGTGACCAGCCTGTACTTCGCGGTGTTCAGCAACGCTCGCTTCTGGTCGGCGGCGATCAGCTCGCTGGATCGGCAGTGGGGGATGGCCCTGGCCCTGTTGGTGCTGCTGGTCGCCCTGCATGCCCTGCTGCTGGGCCTGGTGGTCAACCGCTGGACGGCCAAGCCGCTGCTGACGGTGGTGCTGCTGGTCACTGCATTTGCCTCGCACTTCATGGTCAAGTTCGGCCTGTACCTGGATCCGGACATGATCCGCAACGTGCTGGCCACCGACCGGCGCGAGTCTTCCGAACTGATCACCTGGTCGCTGCTGATCCCGCTGCTCCTGGGCGGCATCCCGGTGGCGCTGCTGTGGTGGGTGCGCCTGAAGCGGCGCCCGTGGCCGCGCGCGCTCGCAGCGCGCAGTGCGCTGCTGGCCGGCGCGCTGATCGCCACCGGCGCGGCGGCCATGGCCGGCTATCAGCCGCTGTCGGCGCTGATGCGCAACCAGCACGACCTGCGGTATCTGGCCACGCCGGGCAACTGGATCATTTCGTTGATCAATGTCAGCGTGGCCGGCCCGCCGGGGGAGAAGCAGCCCAAGCTGCCCATCGGCACCGACGCGGTCCAGGTGGCGGCCCGGCCGGCCGGCGCCCGGCCGCGCCTGCTGGTGATCGTGGTGGGCGAAACCGCGCGCGCCAAGAACTGGGGCCTGGACGGCTATGCGCGCGACACCACGCCAGCGCTTCGCAAGGCCGACGTGATCAACTTCCCCGATGCCCACTCCTGCGGGACCGCCACCGAAGTCTCGGTGCCGTGCATGTTCTCGCCGTGGGGCCGCCACGACTATGACGAGAAGCGGATCCGCCAACACCAGTCGCTGCTCAACGTGCTCGACCACGCCGGCATCGGCGTGGTGTGGCGCGACAACCAGGCCGGCTGCAAGGGCGTGTGCGATGGCCTACCGACCCAGTCGGTGACCAACGCGAAGGATCCGGACCTGTGCAACACCGAGCGCTGCTGGGACGGCATCCTGCTCAAAGATCTGGACGGCGCGCTCGCCATGGCCAAGGGCAGCAGCGCCGACCGGGTCCTGGTGCTGCACATGCTAGGCAATCACGGCCCCAGCTACTACGACCGTTATCCGCCTCAGTTCGCGCGTTTCACCCCGGCCTGCCAAAACGCCGACCTGGGTCGCTGCTCCCAGCAGGACATCGTCAACGCCTACGACAACGCGCTGAGCTACACCGACCACGTCCTGGCCAGCCTGATCGACCAGCTCAAGGCCCGCACCGATGTGGACACCGCGCTGGTGTACATGTCCGACCACGGCGAATCGCTGGGCGAGAAGGGGCTGTTCCTGCACGGCGTGCCCTACGCCATCGCCCCGCAAGAGCAGACCCACATCCCGATGATCATGTGGTTCGGCGAGGGTTTCGCCCATGACGAGGGACTGGACACGCAGTGCCTGCGCCAGCGCGCGGGCGAGCGGGTCGGCCACGACAACCTGTTTCCCTCGGTGCTGGGCCTGCTGGACGTGAAGACCTCGCTCTACGATCCATCCCGGGACCTGTTTGCGCCGTGCCGAGGCAAGGTGGTAGCAAGCCGGTAG
- a CDS encoding HAMP domain-containing sensor histidine kinase — protein MARRSSLRARLLRWALLYLVVVTAAVVMGGEVVNEHAERQVWRSLMRSDMQHFVDRRTADPRYNWIDDPAERMYFLQTDPDVPTDLARLSPGLHDDFEIGGVEHVVLVQDTSLGRLALALDLTRFEGVEGSVTAVTIGTAAAAITVFGLVMAWGLGRAVRPLSALAGEIVRLRPDEGTARIAVADDASEELRVIGDAFNDYLERNARFVERERAFIDSASHELRTPVAVIAGANELALEQPDLPPAARQPLLRVRRTARNVEQLISLLLVLAKDPSRLNRSADVVALEDLLPEVVADHQHLTEGRDLELVVAPLQPCAIRAPLAIVQAAVGNLLRNAVENSDRGRIEVGLEPEATVVIRDPGHGMSPEEISAVYGRLARGGGGRDGGGIGLDLIARLSEHLGWRMQIESDPGRGTVARLSFAPAQVG, from the coding sequence ATGGCGCGTAGAAGCTCGCTGCGCGCGCGCCTGCTGCGCTGGGCCCTGCTCTACCTGGTGGTGGTGACCGCGGCGGTGGTCATGGGCGGGGAGGTGGTTAACGAACACGCCGAGCGTCAGGTCTGGCGCTCGCTGATGCGTTCGGACATGCAGCACTTCGTGGACCGCAGGACCGCCGACCCGCGCTACAACTGGATCGACGACCCGGCCGAGCGCATGTACTTCCTGCAGACCGATCCCGACGTGCCGACCGATCTGGCCAGGCTCAGTCCAGGCCTGCACGACGACTTCGAGATCGGCGGGGTCGAACACGTGGTGCTGGTTCAGGACACCTCCCTGGGGCGCTTGGCCCTGGCCCTGGATCTGACCCGCTTCGAGGGGGTGGAAGGCTCGGTAACCGCGGTCACCATCGGTACCGCGGCGGCGGCCATCACCGTCTTCGGCCTGGTCATGGCCTGGGGCCTGGGCCGCGCGGTCCGACCATTGAGCGCGCTGGCCGGCGAGATCGTTCGGCTGCGGCCGGATGAGGGGACCGCGCGCATCGCCGTGGCCGACGACGCCAGCGAGGAACTTCGTGTGATCGGCGATGCCTTCAACGACTACCTGGAGCGCAACGCCCGCTTCGTCGAGCGCGAGCGCGCTTTCATCGACAGCGCCAGCCATGAACTGCGCACGCCGGTGGCGGTGATCGCCGGTGCCAACGAGTTGGCCCTGGAGCAGCCGGACCTGCCGCCCGCCGCCCGCCAGCCGCTGTTGCGGGTGCGCCGCACCGCACGCAATGTCGAGCAGTTGATCTCCCTGCTGCTGGTCCTGGCCAAGGATCCCTCGCGCCTGAACCGCAGCGCCGACGTGGTCGCGCTGGAGGACCTGCTGCCTGAGGTCGTGGCCGACCATCAGCACCTGACCGAGGGGCGTGACCTGGAGCTGGTCGTCGCGCCCCTGCAGCCCTGCGCGATCCGCGCGCCGCTGGCCATCGTCCAGGCCGCGGTCGGCAACCTGCTGCGCAACGCCGTGGAAAACAGCGACCGCGGCCGGATCGAGGTGGGCCTGGAGCCCGAGGCCACCGTCGTCATTCGCGACCCCGGGCACGGTATGTCGCCGGAAGAGATCAGCGCGGTCTATGGCCGGCTGGCGCGTGGCGGGGGCGGGCGAGACGGGGGCGGCATCGGCCTGGACCTGATCGCCCGGCTGAGCGAGCACCTGGGCTGGCGCATGCAGATCGAGTCCGATCCGGGGCGTGGCACCGTGGCGCGGTTGAGCTTCGCTCCGGCGCAGGTGGGCTGA